The following DNA comes from Candidatus Hydrogenedentota bacterium.
TTTCTTCGCAAAAATGCACGGCGTCATTCATCTCCCGGGTCAAGCGGTTGATGACCACGGGCTGCGGCTCGGTGTACCCGATGTCGTAATGCGTGTGGGGCGTCATGTAGAAGGTCCAGGGACGCACCGGCGCGACCGGGACGGTCTGTTCGAGAGTCTTGGCTGCGTCTGTCTGGAAGGCAATTTCCAGGTTCGTGGGGGTTTCGGGTTCGGGCAGGTACAACGTAATGGGGCCGGTCTGCAGTTCCTCCAACTCGACCGTCATGTTGAGTCTGGTGCCGGCAAAAGTCACGGACAGCGCGCCCGGGAGCGGAAACGGGCCCGCGTCGCTGACCGGCTGCAGGTGAACGCGGCGTTTTGGCGTGTCCGGCGCGCGCAGCACGAACGGCGTGACGTTCACGCTGAGCCGGAGCGTATCCAGCGCGTGTTGCCGCTGCGCGGCTTCTTCCGCGGCGAGAGCGGCGCGCATGGTCTCCAATTCCGCGCCGTAGCAGATGCGCACGTTTCGGAAGCTTGCGCGGGCGCCGTCGTGGACGTGCACGCCCGCGCCGCCGGGCCGTTGGTTCGGGTACGGGGCGCGCAGTTGCCATTCCGGCGGCTCGGCCGAGTCCGCGGGCCAGCATTTGGCGAGCACGAGATGCCCGATGGCGGCGGCTTTGAGCCGCCACCATGCGTCCGGCTGCAGCCCGAGTCTGGCTTCCGTGCGGACGATGTCGCCGTATTTTCCATTGGCGTAGGGAATCATTTCGAGGCAATCGAGCTGGTCGTAGTAGCGCACCGTCACGCAGACGTCGTTGTCGCGCGCCCGGAGCAGTATCCCGAAATTGCGTCGCCCGGAGTCGTCAGACCGGACTTCCGCGTCGACCAGGACATCGGCCCCGGGCACATCGATTACGCGGCCCGACAGCAGCGCGTCCCCGCGACTTGCAAGGACGCCATCCTGCGAGGTCCAGGCGCCTTCCTGGAAATAGGGCTTCCACGCCTCGGGCGCGATCGGGCCGTCCGCTCCGGCACACTGTGCGCTGGCAGCGGAACCGGCAAACAGCATCAGCCCCAGATAAGCCCAAACGGTGCGATTCGTAATCACGCGCTGTCTCCCTTTCTGGCAAGCGGACCGGCGGCTACCCTAACACGCGGCGGCCCTGAATTGACAAGGGCGCGCGCGGTTGCGCCTAATGAGAGGATACTCCGGCCGCCGGCACCCGGCGCGGCGCGGCCGCCGCGCGTTGGAGAATTCCCTGATGAACGCCGAACTGAATCGCCGCGCCTTTCTTGCAATCTCGGGGCTTGGGCCGCTGGCCGCGTGGTATGGCCCGCGTGCCTGCGGCCAAGGCGCGCCTGTGGTGGAACCCAAGTTTCCGGAGTTCAGCGCGCTAGGCGAGGATTTCCGCTTCGCCATTATCGCCGACCCGCAGTTGGGGCACCCGGAGGACCCGAATCCCGTCCCGGTGAATGCGCGCCGGACGCTGCGCGAAGCCGTCGAGGAATTGAATGCGATGGCTTCGCCGCCCGCGTTCGTGGTGTTCCTGGGCGATCTTGTCAATGTCTTCGATGAAGCGTCCGTGGCGCATTTCGAAGAGTGCATCGGGCCGTTGCGGTCGAAGCCGGTGCTGGTGCACGGCAATCACGACACGCATCCGCCCTATGACGGCTTTCGCGAACTCATGGACCGGGTTTGCGGCTTTCGCGACGTGTTCTATTCGTTCAATGCGGGACGCTGGCACTTCCTTGTGCTGCCGTGCAACCTGGGCGGACGCCAGCCGGAGGAAGCCGAACTGGAGTCCGCCATGCTGGCGTGGCTCGAATGGGACCTCGAAGCGAATCGGGGCCGCCCGGTTATCGTGTTTGAGCATTTTCACGCCCTGCCGCAAGGCCTGACGCAACTTGAATGGTACAGTTTCCCCCTCACGCTGCGGTTGAAGCTCAGGGATATGATTACGCGGCACGGCAACGTGCGCTATTACTTCAATGGCCACGTGCACAATGGCTTGAAGGCTTCCGTGAAGACCTCGTGGCGCTACCGGGGCGTCACGTTCATCACCGTGCCCGCTATCATTCAATCGCGCAATTTCGGCGAAGAATTCGAGCCCTTCCAGAGAGGGCTGGACGAGGGCGGGTACTACCTGCTCGCGGACATCCGGGGAGAGGAGGCGGTTCTCACCGGTTGCCTGACAGGCGAGGTGAAGACGTTTACGTATCCCCCCGTGTTCCGGGAGTTCGAGGACGCCCTGGAGCCGCGCTGGTTCCGGCGCGTGACCGAATTACCTGCCGCCGCGGCGCTGGTCAATGGCGATTTCAACCAGGGACTTGACGGCTGGCAGCCGTGCTACCGGTACCTCGCCGATGACGCGCCCGGATTCGGCTGGGCGGCGTGCGCGGCAAAGGGGCGGCGCGCGGTGCGGCTGTTTACCCGCGCAAAGACCCCCGAATGCTGGGCCAACGACGAAAACACGGAACTGTATCAGGCAGTCGCGTTGCCCGAAGGCGCGCCCGTGTTTCAAGCGGCCTATTTTCTGGAGGCGCCCCCGCGAAATGGCGGCGGCTACGTCCGTCTGTGCGCCGTCCAGGACTCGGATTTTGTGTTCATGATGATGTTCAAGTGGGGTGAAAACGAAGAGCAATCCCACGTGATGCCGCGGGCCTTCGGATATGCGTTGTACGGTGAGCAACGAAGCTGGGCGTTCCTGCAGGACCTCGGCGCGAAGCGGGCGGGCATGTACTGGGACGTGCCCGCCGTCCCGGGGCGGTGGCACGAGTTGTCGGTCAACCTGCCTGCCCTGTATGACGCGGTGCAAGGCCGGCCGGGCGCTTTCGACGCGTTGGGCGTTACAAAATTCGTCATCGCCATGGGCACGTGGGCGAACAAGCAGCCTGGCTCCGGGAGCGAGGCCTATTTCGGGGGCTTCGCCCTGGCCGCGGGCGGCCCGGAGGCCCCCTCGACGGCCGACGGCGTGCCCCTGACCACGGATGCCGCCGTGTTTACCGCCCGTTTCGGACAGGCGCTTGTTGACCGCACCGCGCGCTAACAGGAGCAGGAGTCAACGCGGGCCGTCCCGGACCAATGACCTTGCGCTGCGGGCCGGGCGCCCGCAGCTGTGGATGGTGCCTTCTTAAGCGGGCGTTTCCGTGCGACTTACATGTCTTTTTTAACTTCGAGGGGGGCGTCAAACTATTGACAAAGGAAGGGAAATAGCTTAGACTGATAAGCAGAGGGCGAAGGATGATTGAACGGCAGGTATGACGGGGGGAGCGGCGGACGGTGTAGAGTTGGAGGCGGGGATGGGGGTGGAAGTGAATGGCTGCGGGTCATGAGGCCCCAGGTTGAGTGAATGCTTGGATTGTGCCTGAATGCAGCGCGCCAGAGGGCGCGGCCTTCAGGTGGGACTGACGGGCGTGCCGGCGTTGCGGCGGGTTCCCCATGGGGCTTCGCCGTGTCGCTGAACATCTCAAGAAGGAGATCGTTTCGATGCAGGCGAGGAAAACGGTATTGGCAGCGGTTCTGGTATTGCTGGCGGTCAGCGGTCTGGCCCACGGGGCAGACGTAACCTTCGGCGACCCAGACCTCGAGGCGGTAATTCGCGCGGTATTCGACGCGAACGGCTGGACCCTCAGCACGCCGCCCCAGGACACCGAGCTGGCGCGGCCGGAATTCACGGTGTTGAACGCCAAGGACAGCAACATCGGCGACCTGACGGGCATCGAGGCCTGCACGTCGCTGGAAGAACTGAACCTCGGCATGAACCAGATCTCCGATGTGTCGCCTTTGAGCGGGCTGACGGCGCTGACCTGGCTGGATATCGGCGCGGGCGGAAACCCGTTGACAGACGACTCAATAAACCCGCTGGTGACGGGGAGCAATCTTATCACGGACATCTCCTCCTTATCCGGCCTGACCAACCTCGAATATCTGGGCATGATCGGTCTCGACGGTGTAACCAGTATCGCCGCCATCAGCACCATGACCAGCCTTTCGGAGTTGTGGCTGGGCTCGACCCCGCTGACCGACTTCGCGCCCTTGGGCGACCGCGCGGCTTCCTTGGTGCTGCTGGGCCTTATCAATACCGGCGTCCAGGACAGCGACATGGCCACGGTCGACACGCTGACGAACCTGCAGGGGCTGGGTCTGATAGCTGAATTCAGCCTGACGGACATCAGCGACTTGGATTCGCTGAATCCCGGCATGGTCTTTGCCCTGCTGTATACGCCGAGCGTCACCGACGTCGGCGTTATCTCGAATTACACGAACCTCTCCACGGGGCTGGTGGTCTCGTCGACGGGCATCACTGCGCTGCCGGACCTGTCCGGGCTCACGAGCCTGCAGGCGGCGGAATTGCGCGAGAATCCGGCCTTGGCCGACATCTCCGGCATCGCTGGCGCCACGGCTTTGAAGAATCTGAAGTTGGACCAGAATCAGATTGTCGATATCAGCGCGCTGCAAGGGCTGACGAACCTTGAAGGTCTGAGGCTAAGCGACAACCAGATTACCGATATTCAGGCGCTGGTGGCCAATGCGGGCCTGGGCGGCGACGACCAGTGTGACATCCGCAATAATCTCTTGTCCCAGGATGCGGCGTGCAATCAGGTGCCGGCGTTGAAGGCCAAGTTCAACGACCCGAACAACGTCCAGGACAATTCGGTCTGCGGCGCGGCCTATACTCTCACCATCAACGTTGTAGGCACGGGCAGCACGTGGCCGAATCCGGGAACGCAGCAGTATGCGGAAGGCGAGGTGGCTTATATCAACGCGTACTCCATCGCAGGCAGCGGTTATGCCTGGGACCACTGGGAAGGGGACGCATCGGGCACGAACCCATATTTGCAGCTGACCATGGACAGCGATAAGTCCGTGACTGCGGTATTTGTGACGCCGGGCGACTACACGCTCACGGTGATCAAAGCCGGCGAC
Coding sequences within:
- a CDS encoding metallophosphoesterase, coding for MNAELNRRAFLAISGLGPLAAWYGPRACGQGAPVVEPKFPEFSALGEDFRFAIIADPQLGHPEDPNPVPVNARRTLREAVEELNAMASPPAFVVFLGDLVNVFDEASVAHFEECIGPLRSKPVLVHGNHDTHPPYDGFRELMDRVCGFRDVFYSFNAGRWHFLVLPCNLGGRQPEEAELESAMLAWLEWDLEANRGRPVIVFEHFHALPQGLTQLEWYSFPLTLRLKLRDMITRHGNVRYYFNGHVHNGLKASVKTSWRYRGVTFITVPAIIQSRNFGEEFEPFQRGLDEGGYYLLADIRGEEAVLTGCLTGEVKTFTYPPVFREFEDALEPRWFRRVTELPAAAALVNGDFNQGLDGWQPCYRYLADDAPGFGWAACAAKGRRAVRLFTRAKTPECWANDENTELYQAVALPEGAPVFQAAYFLEAPPRNGGGYVRLCAVQDSDFVFMMMFKWGENEEQSHVMPRAFGYALYGEQRSWAFLQDLGAKRAGMYWDVPAVPGRWHELSVNLPALYDAVQGRPGAFDALGVTKFVIAMGTWANKQPGSGSEAYFGGFALAAGGPEAPSTADGVPLTTDAAVFTARFGQALVDRTAR